One Cucurbita pepo subsp. pepo cultivar mu-cu-16 chromosome LG09, ASM280686v2, whole genome shotgun sequence DNA window includes the following coding sequences:
- the LOC111801604 gene encoding methyl-CpG-binding domain-containing protein 13 isoform X1 — MMNQKSEEWLPPGWTVKVKVRKSGKKDKYYYEPSSQMRFNSRAEVFRYLKTAAICYPESEESRTFKQSQNNVEVKKTLAKGLPPGWIREIRETKTANRIRRDSFYIDPVNGNVFRSIREVHRYLTSGTVSRLAYKSRDQRGIDVEFQHDDISSPAVPKKEMQAIGKARRQIIWNENLLEPREITNDEAIFPNATSVGESMPHSEPDSSHVTAAGEIGIDVHCSTLPEQSDGKNDFFELVTTPSDGPTKNESKKRQRKPKDMNLTRRASKRLAGLQAEPVLEVKTGRRARPGACEESDKQAVSSTTKSVSQCLENPDVKHGTKGIIDPSKSINTNPDSSRKDDVKQDPILKLPVEDLLADPCIAFAVKTLTGGVFDASISSELSLMPNDIDRPSNESRSLGPNEKLPSSELPVNRIGVVEKLESTLELPVGEILADPCIEFAIKTLTGEIPLDDSPDIEDYFHQLSTSKTQGSSSNALNSFGSDHFYKMNVQSQKRQVIQALEASPNINFQSCGTGLHQQKCNNFIRIKDDKA; from the exons ATGATGAACCAGAAGTCGGAGGAATGGCTACCCCCTGGCTGGACGGTGAAGGTCAAAGTGAGGAAGAGTGGCAAAAAGGATAAG TATTATTATGAACCCTCAAGTCAAATGAGATTCAATTCTAGAGCAGAGGTGTTTAGATATCTCAAAACTGCTGCAATCTGTTATCCTGAATCTGAAGAGAGCAGAACCTTCAAGCAATCACAGAACAAT GTGGAAGTTAAGAAGACTTTAGCAAAAGGGTTACCTCCTGGATGGATCAGAGAAATCAGAGAAACCAAGACTGCTAATAGGATAAGAAGAGATTCA TTTTACATTGATCCTGTAAATGGAAATGTATTTCGCTCGATAAGGGAAGTACATCGGTATCTAACAAGTGGAACAGTGAGCCGATTAGCGTATAAATCAAGGGATCAGAGAGGCATCGACGTTGAGTTTCAACATGATGATATCTCT TCGCCCGCTGTCCCCAAGAAAGAGATGCAAGCTATTGGCAAAGCAAGGAGACAGATAATATGGAACGAGAACTTGTTGGAACCCCGTGAAATAACGAACGATGAAGCTATTTTTCCGAATGCTACGAGTGTCGGAGAAAGCATGCCTCATTCTGAACCTGATTCGAGTCATG TGACTGCTGCAGGAGAAATAGGCATTGACGTGCATTGTTCAACTCTACCAGAGCAATCAGATGGAAAGAATGATTTTTTTGAACTTGTGACGACTCCTAGTGATGGACCAACAAAGAATGAGAGTAAAAAGAGACAAAGGAAACCTAAAGACATGAACTTGACTCGCCGTGCTTCAAAACGACTTGCAGGGCTCCAAGCTGAGCCAGTGCTTGAAGTGAAAACAGGTCGCCGAGCACGTCCAGGTGCATGTGAAGAGTCTGATAAGCAAGCAGTCAGTAGTACAACTAAGTCAGTGTCTCAATGTCTTGAGAATCCTGATGTCAAGCATGGGACAAAGGGCATCATTGATCCTTCTAAAAGTATTAACACAAACCCAGATTCAAGTAGAAAAGATGATGTAAAACAAGACCCTATTCTTAAATTGCCAGTGGAGGACTTATTGGCTGATCCTTGCATTGCATTTGCAGTCAAAACTCTAACTGGAGGAGTTTTTGACGCATCCATAAGCTCAGAACTTTCACTGATGCCAAACGATATTGATCGTCCTTCAAATGAGAGTAGAAGCCTAGGCCCTAATGAGAAGTTGCCATCTTCGGAACTTCCTGTTAATCGAATCGGGGTAGTAGAGAAGCTAGAATCAACTTTGGAGTTGCCAGTAGGGGAAATATTGGCAGACCCTTGCATAGAATTTGCTATTAAAACTCTAACAGGGGAAATCCCTCTTGATGACAGTCCAGATATTGAGGATTATTTTCACCAACTTAGCACCTCGAAAACGCAAGGATCTAGTTCAAATGCCTTGAATAGTTTCGGTTCGGATCACTTCTACAAGATGAATGTTCAAAGCCAGAAGCGGCAGGTTATTCAAGCTCTGGAGGCATCTCCAAATATTAACTTCCAAAGCTGTGGAACTGGTTTACACCAACAAAAATGTAACAACTTTATAAGAATAAAGGATGACAAAGCTTAG
- the LOC111801604 gene encoding methyl-CpG-binding domain-containing protein 13 isoform X2 produces the protein MMNQKSEEWLPPGWTVKVKVRKSGKKDKYYYEPSSQMRFNSRAEVFRYLKTAAICYPESEESRTFKQSQNNVEVKKTLAKGLPPGWIREIRETKTANRIRRDSFYIDPVNGNVFRSIREVHRYLTSGTVSRLAYKSRDQRGIDVEFQHDDISSPAVPKKEMQAIGKARRQIIWNENLLEPREITNDEAIFPNATSVGESMPHSEPDSSHGEIGIDVHCSTLPEQSDGKNDFFELVTTPSDGPTKNESKKRQRKPKDMNLTRRASKRLAGLQAEPVLEVKTGRRARPGACEESDKQAVSSTTKSVSQCLENPDVKHGTKGIIDPSKSINTNPDSSRKDDVKQDPILKLPVEDLLADPCIAFAVKTLTGGVFDASISSELSLMPNDIDRPSNESRSLGPNEKLPSSELPVNRIGVVEKLESTLELPVGEILADPCIEFAIKTLTGEIPLDDSPDIEDYFHQLSTSKTQGSSSNALNSFGSDHFYKMNVQSQKRQVIQALEASPNINFQSCGTGLHQQKCNNFIRIKDDKA, from the exons ATGATGAACCAGAAGTCGGAGGAATGGCTACCCCCTGGCTGGACGGTGAAGGTCAAAGTGAGGAAGAGTGGCAAAAAGGATAAG TATTATTATGAACCCTCAAGTCAAATGAGATTCAATTCTAGAGCAGAGGTGTTTAGATATCTCAAAACTGCTGCAATCTGTTATCCTGAATCTGAAGAGAGCAGAACCTTCAAGCAATCACAGAACAAT GTGGAAGTTAAGAAGACTTTAGCAAAAGGGTTACCTCCTGGATGGATCAGAGAAATCAGAGAAACCAAGACTGCTAATAGGATAAGAAGAGATTCA TTTTACATTGATCCTGTAAATGGAAATGTATTTCGCTCGATAAGGGAAGTACATCGGTATCTAACAAGTGGAACAGTGAGCCGATTAGCGTATAAATCAAGGGATCAGAGAGGCATCGACGTTGAGTTTCAACATGATGATATCTCT TCGCCCGCTGTCCCCAAGAAAGAGATGCAAGCTATTGGCAAAGCAAGGAGACAGATAATATGGAACGAGAACTTGTTGGAACCCCGTGAAATAACGAACGATGAAGCTATTTTTCCGAATGCTACGAGTGTCGGAGAAAGCATGCCTCATTCTGAACCTGATTCGAGTCATG GAGAAATAGGCATTGACGTGCATTGTTCAACTCTACCAGAGCAATCAGATGGAAAGAATGATTTTTTTGAACTTGTGACGACTCCTAGTGATGGACCAACAAAGAATGAGAGTAAAAAGAGACAAAGGAAACCTAAAGACATGAACTTGACTCGCCGTGCTTCAAAACGACTTGCAGGGCTCCAAGCTGAGCCAGTGCTTGAAGTGAAAACAGGTCGCCGAGCACGTCCAGGTGCATGTGAAGAGTCTGATAAGCAAGCAGTCAGTAGTACAACTAAGTCAGTGTCTCAATGTCTTGAGAATCCTGATGTCAAGCATGGGACAAAGGGCATCATTGATCCTTCTAAAAGTATTAACACAAACCCAGATTCAAGTAGAAAAGATGATGTAAAACAAGACCCTATTCTTAAATTGCCAGTGGAGGACTTATTGGCTGATCCTTGCATTGCATTTGCAGTCAAAACTCTAACTGGAGGAGTTTTTGACGCATCCATAAGCTCAGAACTTTCACTGATGCCAAACGATATTGATCGTCCTTCAAATGAGAGTAGAAGCCTAGGCCCTAATGAGAAGTTGCCATCTTCGGAACTTCCTGTTAATCGAATCGGGGTAGTAGAGAAGCTAGAATCAACTTTGGAGTTGCCAGTAGGGGAAATATTGGCAGACCCTTGCATAGAATTTGCTATTAAAACTCTAACAGGGGAAATCCCTCTTGATGACAGTCCAGATATTGAGGATTATTTTCACCAACTTAGCACCTCGAAAACGCAAGGATCTAGTTCAAATGCCTTGAATAGTTTCGGTTCGGATCACTTCTACAAGATGAATGTTCAAAGCCAGAAGCGGCAGGTTATTCAAGCTCTGGAGGCATCTCCAAATATTAACTTCCAAAGCTGTGGAACTGGTTTACACCAACAAAAATGTAACAACTTTATAAGAATAAAGGATGACAAAGCTTAG
- the LOC111801606 gene encoding ADP-ribosylation factor-related protein 1 translates to MFSLFYGLWKYIFSKTEFHVLILGIDKAGKTTLLEKLKSLYSNLEGLSPDRIVPTVGLNIGRLEVLNAKLVFWDLGGQPGLRSIWEKYYEEAHAVIYVIDAACPSKFEDSKSALEKVLRHEDLQGAPLLVLANKQDLSEAVSAEELSRYLDLKKLDERVYMFEAVSGYDGMGIKDSVEWLVDIMERSKRTETLRARAGVRGP, encoded by the exons ATgttctctttattttatgGCCTCTGGAAGTACATATTTAGTAAGACAGAATTTCATGTTCTCATCCTAGGAATCGACAAGGCGGGAAAAACG ACTTTGCTTGAGAAGTTGAAGTCATTATACTCGAACTTGGAAGGTCTCTCCCCTGATCGGATTGTTCCAACTGTTGGACTCAATATTGGGCGTCTAGAGGTGTTGAATGCAAAACTTGTCTTCTGGGATCTGGGAGGTCAG CCTGGCCTTCGGTCTATTTGGGAGAAATATTATGAAGAGGCACATGCTGTGATCTATGTAATCGATGCTGCTTGtccatcaaaatttgaagattccAAATCTGCACTGG AGAAAGTTCTTCGACACGAGGATCTGCAAGGAGCTCCACTTTTGGTTTTAGCAAACAAGCAG GATCTTTCTGAAGCAGTATCAGCTGAAGAACTTTCTCGTTATCTGGATCttaaaaaattggatgaaAGAGTTTACATGTTTGAAGCTGTTTCTGGCTATGATGG GATGGGGATAAAGGACAGTGTTGAATGGTTAGTCGATATAATGGAAAGAAGTAAGAGAACCGAAACATTGAGAGCTCGAGCAG GCGTTAGAGGCCCCTAA
- the LOC111802255 gene encoding uncharacterized protein LOC111802255, with translation MASQSPPSLASRICSEIASVFSKPTRQHSPPLELLVSELSAAAARKARVFLYGVGREGLMLKALCMRLAHLGLSSHQVFDMNAPPIAAHDLLIASAGPGGFSTVDAICSVARSNGGRVLLLTAQPETGSSVKHADVICYVPAQTMADDEESMTETAVKCRPLLPMGSLYEGALFVLFEMVVYQLAEALGESPEAVRSRHTNLE, from the coding sequence ATGGCTTCCCAATCGCCGCCTTCTCTCGCCTCCCGCATATGCTCCGAAATAGCTTCCGTCTTCTCTAAACCCACGCGCCAACACTCGCCGCCGCTGGAACTCCTGGTGTCCGAGCTCTCCGCCGCTGCGGCCCGAAAGGCGAGGGTTTTCCTCTATGGCGTCGGCCGTGAGGGTTTAATGCTCAAAGCCCTCTGTATGCGCCTCGCTCATCTCGGCCTCTCTTCGCACCAGGTCTTTGATATGAACGCGCCGCCAATCGCCGCTCATGACCTACTCATTGCGTCGGCCGGCCCCGGCGGGTTTTCGACTGTCGATGCGATTTGTTCCGTGGCCAGATCCAACGGCGGTAGGGTTTTGCTGCTGACGGCCCAACCGGAGACCGGCTCGTCCGTGAAGCACGCTGATGTGATTTGCTACGTTCCGGCGCAGACCATGGCTGACGACGAGGAATCAATGACGGAGACGGCGGTGAAATGTCGGCCTCTGCTTCCGATGGGGAGTTTGTATGAAGGGGCtctgtttgttttgtttgagatGGTGGTGTATCAGTTGGCTGAGGCGTTAGGAGAGAGCCCCGAGGCCGTCCGATCACGCCACACCAATCTCGAATGA
- the LOC111802424 gene encoding uncharacterized protein LOC111802424, which translates to MASHVQFSKTGPFWTDEKHVHFLNSMEASFVRSMYENLHHRRRLRLNRLLPDTADSTLDSHQKYRKNHHPTAGGGRMDGRSSRRSRRISSLPPISIQDQVVPQMENRAAEEEDEEDHPTSPINR; encoded by the exons ATGGCGTCGCACGTGCAATTCAGCAAAACGGGGCCGTTTTGGACCGATGAAAAGCACGTGCACTTCTTGAATTCCATGGAAGCTTCTTTTGTCCGATCCATGTACGAAAATCTGCACCATCGCCGCCGTCTACGGTTGAACCGCCTCCTCCCGGACACTGCTGACTCAACCCTAGATTCGCATCAGAAGTACAGGAAAAACCACCATCCTACCGCCG GAGGTGGCAGAATGGACGGTAGATCTAGCAGGAGATCGAGGAGGATATCATCGCTACCGCCTATTTCAATTCAAGATCAG GTGGTCCCACAAATGGAAAATAGAGCAgctgaggaagaagatgaggaagaCCATCCAACGTCACCCATCAATCgctaa
- the LOC111801598 gene encoding uncharacterized protein LOC111801598: MLLQKISVNRNLLLHVGLSLSLSFFIIFFKIPTLFLHGIFTYIHPDNASTGVRAAIRRPDGSNSGSGLEGYRNLSSTGAAEIRKRTKSKDKEKVEFDESKAQIFRLKLDENHLQTRIYFKEYRDGFTFSFVGISCLLLQFFLGASEDSGVWGNGMFVPLLFAIFAGCKLFVSLGKVALEKSASRSLDRQLSLLFGVCGFLFGLLTCSSFSPFILDFDLDQISGLGTFFVAMLMGCFSGFLFIPATKIARSFWLGTDQIRCNLEMVYCGWFSRMILYASQVAMFFTTLLWVKPLAEIFINKNIGGSEIEHMLNEIENADRLVGNIGFSKADFAKLRLWCLALCGFLQIIAVRQNLQMYLNEALLSWYQRLHAGKVPELDFSRAKVFLHNHYLCVASLQFFAPPALVLLFFGLSQISINSLEGTSLASFILSCSPLIKQVPLVMAWWIVSVMSIYTSATIVLYRRGVLYVS; this comes from the coding sequence ATGTTGCTGCAAAAAATTTCAGTAAACAGGAATTTGCTTCTTCATGTCGGACTGTCTCTGTCgctttcctttttcattatcTTCTTCAAGATCCCAACTCTCTTCCTTCATGGCATATTCACCTACATCCACCCTGATAACGCCAGCACTGGCGTCCGAGCCGCGATTAGAAGACCTGACGGCTCTAACTCCGGTTCTGGACTAGAGGGCTACCGAAACTTGTCGTCAACGGGTGCCGCTGAGATCAGGAAAAGAACAAAGTCGAAGGATAAGGAGAAGGTTGAGTTTGACGAAAGCAAGGCGCAGATCTTCAGGTTAAAGCTGGATGAGAATCATCTCCAAACGCGGAtctatttcaaagaatacagAGATGGATTCACTTTTTCATTTGTCGGTATTTCTTGTTTACTGCTGCAATTTTTCTTGGGTGCATCTGAAGATTCTGGAGTTTGGGGAAATGGGATGTTTGTTCCTCTTCTTTTCGCGATCTTCGCTGGATGTAAGTTGTTTGTATCACTCGGTAAGGTTGCTTTGGAGAAATCTGCGTCTAGGTCGTTGGATAGGCAATTGAGCTTACTTTTTGGAGTTTGTGGCTTTCTTTTTGGACTTCTAACCTGTTCTTCGTTTAGCCCTTTTATATTGGATTTTGATCTTGATCAAATTAGTGGTTTGGGGACCTTTTTCGTTGCCATGTTAATGGGTTGCTTTTCGGGGTTTTTGTTTATACCTGCAACAAAAATCGCTCGCTCTTTTTGGCTTGGAACTGACCAAATTAGATGCAACTTGGAAATGGTTTATTGTGGGTGGTTTTCTCGGATGATTTTGTATGCGAGTCAGGTGGCCATGTTTTTCACCACCCTGCTTTGGGTCAAACCATTAGCTGAAATTTTCATTAACAAGAACATTGGCGGAAGTGAAATTGAACACATGTTAAATGAAATCGAAAATGCTGACAGATTGGTCGGAAATATAGGATTCTCAAAGGCTGATTTTGCCAAGCTTAGGCTCTGGTGTTTGGCACTGTGTGGTTTCTTGCAAATCATTGCTGTGAGGCAAAACTTACAAATGTATCTGAACGAAGCTCTGTTATCTTGGTATCAAAGACTGCATGCTGGGAAAGTTCCTGAATTGGATTTCAGTAGAGCAAAGGTTTTTCTGCACAATCACTACTTATGTGTGGCTTCTTTGCAGTTTTTTGCTCCACCAGCCTTAgttttgcttttctttgggTTATCTCAAATTAGTATCAACTCTTTGGAAGGCACCAGTTTGGCTAGTTTTATTCTTTCCTGCTCTCCTTTAATCAAACAAGTGCCTCTGGTAATGGCTTGGTGGATTGTCTCTGTAATGTCTATTTATACATCAGCCACCATCGTGCTATATCGTCGTGGCGTGCTGTATGTTTCTTGA
- the LOC111801599 gene encoding heat stress transcription factor B-2a-like, with translation MTISYESFCINGCWSRDQSLDGFFLSWCLIFFDFSVVSSSISTSSGFGTCLRSFRDLISLILVPPLMEEPTAKSTSAGADSPRSVPTPFLSKTYQLVDDQTVDHVISWNDDGSTFIVWNTLAFARDLLPKHFKHNNFTSFLRQLNTYGFRKVVSDRWEFANECFRKGKKQLLCEIQRRKLTTPVLTTASNSVVLTAVGAPAIPSANLLTGSSSGEEQVISSNGTPTKDLAELIDENDKLKKEKVRLTEQLTEVKSLCNNIFSLMSSFVENQLKSSCKVRESVLASAKSLDLFPVKRRSEEDEAAEATEAETYQIGAKRPREYREGPEAAEDDTTLRLQPPERPKVKSDRIICEQKVDNEKTWHNQVH, from the exons ATGACAATATCCTATGAATCATTTTGTATAAACGGATGCTGGTCGAGGGATCAAAGTTTAGATGGGTTTTTTCTGTCATGGTGCCTAATTTTCTTTGACTTCTCAGTGGtctcttcttcaatctctACCAGTTCAG GGTTTGGAACTTGCCTACGATCTTTCCGGGATCTGATTTCCTTGATTCTTGTGCCTCCTCTCATGGAGGAGCCGACCGCCAAATCGACGTCTGCTGGCGCCGATTCACCGAGATCTGTGCCCACTCCTTTCTTGTCCAAAACGTATCAGCTCGTTGATGACCAGACGGTCGATCATGTCATTTCGTGGAACGACGATGGCTCTACCTTCATCGTTTGGAACACCTTGGCTTTTGCTAGAGATTTGCTCCCCAAGCATTTCAAGCATAATAACTTCACTAGCTTCCTCCGCCAGCTTAATACTTAT GGATTTAGAAAGGTTGTATCGGACCGGTGGGAGTTTGCGAACGAATGCTTTCGTAAGGGCAAGAAACAGCTTCTATGTGAGATTCAGCGTCGGAAATTGACCACTCCGGTGCTGACTACTGCTTCTAACTCGGTTGTGTTGACAGCCGTTGGTGCTCCGGCGATTCCGTCTGCGAATCTATTGACGGGGAGTTCTTCCGGTGAAGAACAAGTAATTTCGTCGAATGGAACTCCGACGAAAGATCTTGCGGAGTTGATTGATGAGAACGATAAGctgaaaaaagagaaagttcGGCTGACGGAACAATTAACTGAGGTGAAATCCCTGTGCAACAacatcttctccttgatgTCGAGCTTCGTCGAAAACCAATTGAAGAGCAGTTGCAAAGTTAGAGAGAGCGTTTTAGCGTCGGCAAAATCGCTGGATCTTTTCCCGGTGAAGCGGCGTTCCGAAGAAGACGAAGCGGCAGAGGCCACGGAAGCGGAGACGTATCAGATCGGAGCAAAGCGGCCTAGAGAATACAGGGAGGGGCCGGAAGCGGCGGAGGATGATACTACTCTGCGACTTCAACCACCGGAGAGACCGAAAGTGAAATCAGACCGGATAATTTGTGAACAGAAAGTTGATAATGAGAAAACGTGGCATAATCAGGTCCACTGA